TGCCTGAGACGCAGATTATCGTGGCGACCCATTCGAGGGATATCATCGATTCGGTAATGAGCTACGAGCAGTTCTGGTTGCTGCACGAGGGCGACCCGCGTCTTGGGCCAAACGACAAGCCTGTGATCCGTGACCGACCGGAGCAGGATGCTTAAGTCGCTATACAAGACACGAGCTGTCGTTGTCTGGGTTGAGGACGAGCTGACAAAGGAATACCTCCGTACACTTTGGCAGAAAGACCCGAGGATCGGCTTCGCCGTAGCCGCAGGCCGGGAAGGCGTCAGTAGTTTGACAAATGATGCTCGTTCAGCCCCGGACCAACGCACGAACGTCTTTGGAGTTCGAGACAGGGATTTCGGCGAGACCAACTTCCCGGATTGGACGAATGCCGACACTTTCCTCTTCAGGCTGCCGGCGTATGAGATCGAGAATTACCTGCTGGATTGGGACGCACTCGCTGGCTGCGCGGGGGAGGAGTTGCGCAGAAATGCAGCTGAGATAGAACGTCGCGTCAAGAAGAGAGCCGCAGCGCTGACATGGTGGGCGGCGTGCAAAAGGGCCCTCAACCAGATTCACACTGAGCTTACGAGTGGATTCCCGGCCGACCCGACACAGGAAGAGATGTCCTGTTTGACTGGCGCCCTGAATTACGTGTTGAAGACCAACAACTGGCACTGCCGCGCTTGCGGCCTCGCGAACGGCCCGCTTGACAAGAGCGCCATCTCCGACAGCCTAACTCGTTACCACAGTGATAATGAACTAGCTCTTGACAATGCCTCTTGGCTGACGTCGTTCCCCGGCAAGCGGCTTTACAGAGAGGCGAGGTCTTATGTTCGAGGTGCAAGCGACGATGGGACAGCGGTGGCGGCCGATATCGATCTGGCAAAAGCCATCGCCAATTGGCAGGTTGACAACAAGCGGCCGCCATCAGACCTTGTGACCTTGCGGAAATGCTTGCTGCAAAGAGCGGGGCTTGCGCACACCCGATGATGCGGAAAGAGGCTATCGCCTCACGGCCTTGATGGCGATCGCGCAGCCACGGTTTCTGAAAAGCACGTGATCCAGCCTGAGCGCGAGCTCCATCAAAAGCCGGGGCAAGACTAACTTCCTGCTGAACAGCCACGAAAGGTCGCGAAGATACCACAACTGATACAGCGCCTGCGCAATCGTCGCCCCGTATTTCTCTGCCCCAACCACCTCAAGCCCCGCCTCGTGGCATTTGCACACCAGCTCCCCCAGCTCATAGCCCGGCCGCACGTGGCCCCACTGCGCCTCAGCTTGCGACCACTTCTTGCTTGCCTTGCCCAGTGGTAACGAGGCCTCTTTGAAGTCGTGCTCGATCGCCGGCGTCGTCAACAAAAGGACCCCTTCTGGCCGCAGAACACCGGCGATCTGGCGAAGCAGCCCTAAATCGTCCTCAACGTGCTCGAGGACATCGAGGCACAAGACAGCATCGAATGAACAATCCTGAAAAGGAAAGGTCGAGCCGTCGTAGAGCACCAGGTTCGGAAACGGCTTCCTCTCGATCTCGAGGTTCACCATAGGGCCAAGTTGGCGCCTGCCGGGAAGCGGAATCGCCCCACACCCAACATTGAGGATGCGGCCCCTCTGGCCGGGCAGCCACCGCCGAATCGCCAAATGCCGCCTCTTCACTGCGATCGTCATGGGTAGGATTGTTACAAACGCATCGGTATCTTTGCAACCTACCCCCGGAGAATCGCAGGGCTAGCGAGGCGAGGCTTTGCACGATGACGGCCGATTGCCCTATCTGTCAATCATCCGGGCCAATCAAAAGACCACAGACACACCGAGTCTCACAAAGACTGCCGTTGCAATCTTGAACGTGATGGGCTTACGATGCCGACGAGCGATGCCCAGATTTGGGTTCATTAAGAACCGCTCGTCGTCGCTAAAGTTGTGTGAGCATGGGGGAGCAGACGTTGATTTCTGCGAGAAAACGCAGGCTCGCTGTCGTGTCCATCGCCGCCGTTGCGGTATGCGTCATGGCATTCAGAGCATACCGTTGGATCACGCCTCATGCGCCGCGGCAGACAGCGCACCTGCCAACGCCTGAGGCGAGTTCGCAATCAACGAGCGCTCAGCGACATTCGTATCGGTGTACGAGAGTTGTCGATGGCGACACAATAGAGATTGCACAGCTTGGTGCAGTTAGACTGATCGGGATCGACTCGCCCGAGATGAACTATGATTTGAGTGTCCCGCAGCCATTCGCAAGAGAGGCCAAGAATTGCTGCGAGCGGCTGGTCGATGGCAAGGATGTGTCGCTTCTGTTTGACGTTCAGAAGCGGGACAAATATGGCCGGGTGCTGGCCTATGTCTTCGTCGGGGATATCTTCGTCAACGCCGAGCTCGTCAAGGCGGGGTTAGCCACGGCCTATCACATCCCACCCAACGGCAGATACAGGACGCGACTCAGGCGTTTTGAGCGCCAGGCAAGAGACAAGATGCGCGGCATCTGGTCCAGATGAAAGCCGCTTACGCCAATCCTCGTCTTGACGCGGGAAACAAAAGATAAAGAATGCGCTTTGATTCTCTGTAAAGTTTGTGTATTATTCTGTTTGGGGGTTATGTTAATATAGATTAGGTGAGGATTTATATTGGCGAGTTGGAGAAAGGTAACACTGAGGTGAAGGGAGGTTCTAAAGGCAGATGAAGAGGCTGATTCTGCTTGTTTTGCCGCTTATCTTGCTGGCTGGAGTTTCGTTTGCCACGTGGGAAGATGCCAACGGTAGAGGCCTGATCCCATACTGGCAATCGGTTGACCAGTGGTACACGTTGATTGTGTTTGTGAACGGGTCAGAGGACAATTACGACACGTTGTACATTCGTTTCTGCGACGGCCATGGCAACTTCTGCTCTGACATACATGGGGACATGTTTAGCATAAGACCGGGTGAGCAGGAGACGTTTAGTACGTGCCAAGGCGTGGGGAACTGGCTGCCAGTTACCGCGATATTCGGGTACATCAAGTTCCGAGCACAAGATGGCGGCTACATTCAGGCTTACACGGTTATCTACAGCCAACTGTCCGCTGGTGGATTCGTAGTTCCAGCTCTTGAGCAGGACCACGGCTTTTAACCCAGCAAACAAGTTTCAGAGGCATAGCTGGACATCTTAGTTCTGCCTCGTGGTGAGGCGGCTGTGTCTTGGTTGTAAGTTGGTCGTGTTCTTGGGGGGACTTTGAGGGGTATGTGCGAGGTTAAGTCTTGCCCCAGAAGGGCGCGAGTTTAGGCTCCGTTGGGCATTATGTCTAGCGCAGGCCCCTCCTGGTCCCGGTTTTTTGATCAGGCTCTTAGCGGGACGGCGTCATTTAACTCGAGTAGATGACTGGTGTATGCAAACGCTGCCCTGAGCGTGATAGGGTCAACCGCCCAATCGCGACAGCCTGGCCCTGGCGACCGCCGCCGCTGTCTCGTCAGCCCCCATCGATGCACAGGCCGAATACGCTGATCTAGCCTTCTTGAAATCCCCAAACTCCTCGCTGATCATCCCACATTTCAGATACGAATTCTGAACGACGCGGCCCTGGCAGTCGCCACAGCTGATCACCTGCTCAAAGCCCCGCAGCGCGTCGTCAAGCCGCCCCAGCCTGAATAGCGATTCGCAAGCCATGTATAGCAGCTCGCACGCCTTGCTAGGCCGGGCTTTGCGGGCCGCGGACTTGAACCGCCTAGCCGCCTCGGCGAAATCCCCGGCTCGGAAGGCTATCGTGCCGAGTCTGCCAAGCACCACATAGAGCTCGGGCGACTGGGGAAACTCTCGGACAAAACTCGCGTTAATTGTGCTCGCACTCGCATCCTCCCCGGAAATGAACCAACATTCGCCGGCCTCAAGAAGTAATCTTGCCCGCAGCGACTCACCGGAATCGCCCGGCGGCATCTTGGCAATCTTGAGAATAATATCACAAAGGTGACGGCCTGAGAGCGCAGTCAGAAAAGCATCTCCAACGCCCGCATCGGCACGCTGGCCTTGGGGCCCGCACAACCAAAGGCGCGCAATGGCATCGCGAGCAACCAGAAACGCGCCTCGAGACTGCCCTCGGTCTCGCAGCGCTTCGACCAGCTTGGCGACGATATTTGCGAAACGTACGTCCAGAGGAGACTCAGAGCCCATTCGCCAGAGCATGGTCTTGGCGTCCTCAAGATTGCCGTGCTCGATGAGGAGATTGCTCAGCCTTAGCGCCGCGTCCCATCTCAGCTCGCGACCAGGGTTGAGGCTCAAGAGAAGTCGGTAGGCGCTCTTGGCCTCATCGAAACTACGAAGCTTCTCGTGCGAAGCCCCAACCAGAAGCAAGGCGGCCGCAGCTACCTCCTTGTCTTGAGACAGAATCCCTCTTCCCAGCATAGGCGAAAGCAGCAAGACCACTTGGGCAAACTCACCAGACCTAAAATAGGAATCGGCCAACTTGACCGCGATTGGCAATTTGAGTCGCGCCGACTGTAAGCGGTTCAGAATGAACTCTAGCGTCTTGACGGCGGAGGCCTCGTTCCCCAAAGCCGAGTAGCAGCCCGCTATCTCCACTCCAACATCACCGAGCACCTCCTGAGGTAACGTGTTCGTCCAAAGAAGCATAGTTTGGCTCGCTTCCTGACAGTTACCCAATGAAACCAGGCACTCGATGATGTTCTGAGCGGCCCACGCAGCACGCTGAGAATCGGGCGCCTCCTTCAGATACACCCTGAGCACCTCTATTGCAGGCTTCAAATCTCCCAAGAGTCGCAATGACTTGGCCTGCAGAGCCAGGGCCTCATTGCGGAGAGGCGAGGAGGCAGGAGCGGCGCTGACTATCTTGCGAGTCTCCTTGATTGCCTCGTCATACATCTTGAGTCCCAAGAGGTTGTCTGCCAGCAGCAGCCGTGCCTTGAGGCGCAAATCAGCATCCTTTGTCTGCTTCAGTAAGGGCCGGACTGCCTCCACCGACTTAGCATATTCTCCCCCGCTCGCGAACGCCCTTCCAAGCTCGTAAGCAGCACACTCGACGTATTGTGTGTCGCCAGATTCGACGACTTCGGTGTACAATTTGGCTGCCTGTGACCACTGGGCCATCTGGAGAAAAGCTCTGCCCAGCCAGAACTTTGCTGCGTTCACAAGACCGCCCTTGCCAGATGCGACTTCCCGCAGCAAGGGTTTCGCCTCTTTCGGTCGGCCGCTCTCGAGCAGACTGCGCCCAAGGTAATACTTGGCCGGTTGCGCGAACTCTCCGCGAGGCCATTTGGACAGATAGGACTTGAGATACATCTTGGCCCCTTTGAAGTCCTGAAGCTGAAAACTGCAAAAGCCCAAGTAATATGTGGCCGACTGTGCGTATTCCGTGTGAGGCCGGTCGCGAAGCAGCGCGCGAAACTGGTCCGCGGCGGTCTGCCACAGCTGGTCCTCTAGAGCCCCAACTGCGACCTGGTAGGTCTCGGCGTCATCCTTGATTGCATGAAGCTCGCCGGCAACGAGGAGCAGGAGCCCGAGCGCAACTGCTGCCGCGCCGGCTTTCGTCAACAGAGCATAGGACCGAGGCCGCTGCTCCCGACAGCGTCGAGACATACTGCGAACCACGGCTCAGGCCCGCACCATGTC
Above is a genomic segment from bacterium containing:
- a CDS encoding tetratricopeptide repeat protein, whose product is MSRRCREQRPRSYALLTKAGAAAVALGLLLLVAGELHAIKDDAETYQVAVGALEDQLWQTAADQFRALLRDRPHTEYAQSATYYLGFCSFQLQDFKGAKMYLKSYLSKWPRGEFAQPAKYYLGRSLLESGRPKEAKPLLREVASGKGGLVNAAKFWLGRAFLQMAQWSQAAKLYTEVVESGDTQYVECAAYELGRAFASGGEYAKSVEAVRPLLKQTKDADLRLKARLLLADNLLGLKMYDEAIKETRKIVSAAPASSPLRNEALALQAKSLRLLGDLKPAIEVLRVYLKEAPDSQRAAWAAQNIIECLVSLGNCQEASQTMLLWTNTLPQEVLGDVGVEIAGCYSALGNEASAVKTLEFILNRLQSARLKLPIAVKLADSYFRSGEFAQVVLLLSPMLGRGILSQDKEVAAAALLLVGASHEKLRSFDEAKSAYRLLLSLNPGRELRWDAALRLSNLLIEHGNLEDAKTMLWRMGSESPLDVRFANIVAKLVEALRDRGQSRGAFLVARDAIARLWLCGPQGQRADAGVGDAFLTALSGRHLCDIILKIAKMPPGDSGESLRARLLLEAGECWFISGEDASASTINASFVREFPQSPELYVVLGRLGTIAFRAGDFAEAARRFKSAARKARPSKACELLYMACESLFRLGRLDDALRGFEQVISCGDCQGRVVQNSYLKCGMISEEFGDFKKARSAYSACASMGADETAAAVARARLSRLGG
- a CDS encoding methyltransferase domain-containing protein → MTIAVKRRHLAIRRWLPGQRGRILNVGCGAIPLPGRRQLGPMVNLEIERKPFPNLVLYDGSTFPFQDCSFDAVLCLDVLEHVEDDLGLLRQIAGVLRPEGVLLLTTPAIEHDFKEASLPLGKASKKWSQAEAQWGHVRPGYELGELVCKCHEAGLEVVGAEKYGATIAQALYQLWYLRDLSWLFSRKLVLPRLLMELALRLDHVLFRNRGCAIAIKAVRR
- a CDS encoding DUF4435 domain-containing protein, which produces MLKSLYKTRAVVVWVEDELTKEYLRTLWQKDPRIGFAVAAGREGVSSLTNDARSAPDQRTNVFGVRDRDFGETNFPDWTNADTFLFRLPAYEIENYLLDWDALAGCAGEELRRNAAEIERRVKKRAAALTWWAACKRALNQIHTELTSGFPADPTQEEMSCLTGALNYVLKTNNWHCRACGLANGPLDKSAISDSLTRYHSDNELALDNASWLTSFPGKRLYREARSYVRGASDDGTAVAADIDLAKAIANWQVDNKRPPSDLVTLRKCLLQRAGLAHTR
- a CDS encoding thermonuclease family protein translates to MISARKRRLAVVSIAAVAVCVMAFRAYRWITPHAPRQTAHLPTPEASSQSTSAQRHSYRCTRVVDGDTIEIAQLGAVRLIGIDSPEMNYDLSVPQPFAREAKNCCERLVDGKDVSLLFDVQKRDKYGRVLAYVFVGDIFVNAELVKAGLATAYHIPPNGRYRTRLRRFERQARDKMRGIWSR